The Triticum aestivum cultivar Chinese Spring chromosome 3A, IWGSC CS RefSeq v2.1, whole genome shotgun sequence genome includes a region encoding these proteins:
- the LOC123056917 gene encoding pentatricopeptide repeat-containing protein At4g39530-like, producing the protein MARYYDAYAAMKLAVDCFAGCTVRSTRSRGEVEQAGNQGKGQSGRRFTPPSPLNMVSPPHLWRRRGSASDGARGYGEEEGRRMGEEAGSARGQKSGSFELREGGGDRREAARSVGGGGSQRLRGHCPLYSFAFSQAKFMSSLALFHGPFSYHRAPPLSPTGTSPRPTRPAAHSSPSHPNSRPLPEADELRSHAAALQDCAVRRALRCGQELHARLLRCARQPDTFLLDSLLNMYCKCGRLADARRVFDGMPHRDVVAWTALLSAYAAAGDAEEALDLFCQMNQQGLAPNGFTLASVLKACSVMSSHSEFTRQVHGQVVKLQGLDDPYVGSSLVQAYAIHGEVDAAETVLLGLPERSDMSWNALLTEYARQGDYRKAMHVFHKLSEFGDEISKYTVPTLLKCCVELGLAKSGQALHALVVKRGLETDNVLKNCLVEMYSRCLSAEEAYQVFIRIDEPDVVHCSAMISSFGRHGMAWEAFDLFVKMSDMGVKPNQYTFVGIAGVASKTGDANLCRCAHAYVVKSGLAMPKLVADSILNMYVKVGAAQDATVAFHLMHEPDTFSWNTFLSGFYSGSNCEQGLRIFKQMKCEGFSANKYTYVGVLRCCTSLMNLMYDTQVHACVLKSGLQSDNDVSRMLLDMYAQSGCFTSACLVFDRLEERDAFSWTVIMSGYAKTDEAEKVMECFRSMLQENKRPNDATLAVSLSVSSDMASLGSGLQLHSWAIKSGWNSSVVSGALVDMYVKCGNITDAEMLFYESETCDQVAWNTLICGYSQHGHGYKALDTFRQMVDDGKRPDDITFVGVLSACSHAGLLDEGRKYFQLLSSVYGITPTMEHYACMIDILSKAGRLAEAESLINQMPLIPDSSIWRTILGACRIHGNIEIAERAAERLLELDPQDVSSSILLSNIYADLGRWSDVTRLRNMLLDHGVKKEPGCSWIEVNGQIHVFLSQDGCPKY; encoded by the exons ATGGCCAGGTACTACGACGCGTACGCGGCGATGAAGCTCGCCGTTGACTGTTTTGCCGGATGTACCGTTAG ATCCACACGAAGCAGAGGGGAGGTGGAGCAGGCCGGTAACCAGGGGAAGGGGCAGAGTGGGAGAAGATTTACACCGCCGTCTCCACTGAATATGGTGTCCCCGCCGCATCTGTGGAGGCGCCGCGGCTCCGCCTCGGATGGTGCTCGCGGCTATGGTGAAGAGGAGGGGCGACGCATGGGTGAAGAGGCAGGCAGTGCTCGTGGCCAAAAAAGTGGGTCGTTCGAGCTGcgggagggaggaggggatcgccgggaggCGGCGAgatcggtgggcggcggcggcagccag CGTCTTCGTGGCCACTGCCCACTCTACTCTTTTGCCTTCTCGCAGGCCAAATTCATGTCTTCCCTCGCTCTTTTCCACGGCCCATTCTCCTACCACCGCGCTCCTCCCTTGTCGCCGACCGGCACCTCTCCACGGCCGACGCGACCCGCAGCGCATTCTTCTCCTTCCCACCCCAATTCGCGCCCCCTCCCTGAAGCCGATGAGCTCCGGTCCCACGCAGCGGCGCTGCAGGACTGCGCCGTCCGCCGAGCGCTCCGCTGCGGACAGGAGCTCCACGCGCGGCTGCTCCGCTGCGCGCGGCAGCCGGACACGTTTCTCCTCGACTCGCTCCTCAACATGTACTGCAAGTGTGGCCGCCTGGCGGACGCACGAAGGGTGTTCGACGGAATGCCACACAGAGACGTCGTCGCCTGGACCGCCCTCTTATCCGCCTACGCCGCCGCGGGAGATGCCGAGGAGGCTCTGGACCTGTTTTGTCAGATGAACCAACAAGGTCTTGCGCCTAACGGGTTCACGCTCGCTTCGGTGCTCAAGGCCTGCTCGGTGATGAGCTCACACTCCGAGTTTACGCGTCAGGTGCATGGTCAGGTGGTTAAGTTGCAAGGTCTGGATGATCCCTACGTTGGCTCGTCCCTTGTTCAAGCTTACGCGATCCATGGGGAGGTGGACGCTGCTGAGACCGTGTTGCTAGGCTTGCCCGAACGAAGCGACATGTCATGGAATGCTCTGCTCACTGAGTATGCTCGGCAGGGCGACTACAGAAAGGCCATGCATGTTTTCCATAAGTTGTCCGAATTTGGTGATGAGATAAGCAAGTATACTGTGCCTACTCTTCTTAAGTGTTGTGTGGAACTCGGTCTTGCAAAGTCTGGTCAGGCTCTTCATGCATTGGTGGTCAAGAGAGGGCTGGAAACCGATAACGTGCTGAAGAATTGCCTTGTTGAGATGTACTCGAGATGTCTATCTGCTGAAGAGGCCTATCAAGTCTTTATCAGGATAGATGAACCTGATGTGGTGCATTGCAGTGCCATGATCTCTTCTTTCGGTCGACATGGTATGGCCTGGGAAGCATTTGATCTTTTCGTAAAGATGTCAGACATGGGAGTCAAACCAAACCAATATACATTCGTGGGCATTGCTGGTGTTGCATCAAAGACTGGTGATGCAAACCTTTGTCGCTGTGCTCATGCGTATGTTGTGAAAAGCGGGCTGGCTATGCCAAAATTAGTGGCTGATTCCATTCTAAATATGTATGTGAAAGTTGGTGCTGCTCAAGATGCAACAGTTGCTTTTCATCTTATGCATGAGCCTGACACATTTTCATGGAACACATTTCTCTCCGGATTTTATAGTGGAAGCAACTGTGAGCAGGGTTTGAGGATTTTCAAGCAGATGAAGTGCGAAGGCTTTTCAGCCAACAAATACACTTATGTTGGTGTTTTGAGATGCTGCACTAGCTTGATGAACCTGATGTATGACACTCAGGTTCATGCATGTGTTCTGAAAAGTGGGTTGCAAAGCGATAATGATGTTTCAAGAATGCTACTTGACATGTATGCGCAATCTGGCTGCTTTACAAGTGCGTGCCTGGTATTTGATCGACTGGAAGAAAGAGATGCTTTCTCGTGGACAGTGATTATGTCAGGATATGCTAAAACGGATGAAGCTGAGAAGGTGATGGAATGTTTCCGTTCAATGTTGCAAGAAAACAAAAGGCCTAATGATGCCACACTAGCAGTTTCATTGAGTGTTTCCTCTGATATGGCATCCTTAGGCAGTGGGCTCCAACTTCATTCATGGGCCATCAAGTCTGGCTGGAACAGCTCAGTTGTTTCTGGTGCTCTAGTTGACATGTATGTGAAGTGCGGGAACATAACGGATGCTGAGATGCTATTCTATGAGTCAGAAACATGTGATCAAGTTGCATGGAATACACTCATCTGTGGTTATTCTCAACATGGTCATGGGTACAAGGCACTGGACACGTTCAGACAGATGGTAGATGATGGGAAAAGGCCTGATGATATCACATTTGTAGGTGTTCTCTCAGCGTGTAGCCATGCAGGATTACTTGACGAGGGAAGGAAGTACTTTCAATTGCTGAGTAGTGTCTATGGAATCACTCCTACGATGGAGCACTATGCTTGCATGATTGATATTCTGTCCAAGGCTGGAAGACTAGCTGAGGCTGAATCTCTTATCAATCAGATGCCATTGATCCCGGATTCATCCATATGGAGGACGATTTTGGGAGCTTGCAGGATACATGGAAATATCGAGATTGCTGAGAGAGCAGCAGAAAGATTGTTAGAGTTAGATCCACAGGATGTTTCTTCTTCTATATTGTTATCAAACATTTATGCAGATTTAGGAAGGTGGAGTGATGTTACAAGACTTAGGAATATGCTACTAGATCATGGAGTAAAAAAAGAACCAGGGTGTAGCTGGATTGAAGTCAATGGCCAGATTCATGTATTCCTGTCGCAAGATGGATGTCCAAAATATTAA
- the LOC123061420 gene encoding thiamine phosphate phosphatase-like protein has translation MAAPAAAAVVVLFDFDKTIIQWDSDDWVITKLGAADAFNRLRPTMRWNSLMDRMMGELHAQGRSADDIRECLRSAPLDAHVLSAIRTASALGCDLKVVSDANSFFIETVLEHHGVLGCFSEINTNPARVDAQGRLRISPFHDPTSSPHGCSLCPDNMCKGKIIQRIQGTDSAKNKHFIYIGDGKGDYCPSLKLGEGDYVMPKENYPLWSLISSDPQLIKAEVHPWSSGEEFERILLKLVNKLITSHAQGSQLDYKCDMSNPISMEVGHHQTLPIPN, from the exons ATggccgctcccgccgccgccgccgtggtggTGCTGTTCGACTTCGACAAGACCATCATCCAGTGGGATAGCGACGACTGGGTCATCACCAAGCTCGGCGCCGCCGACGCCTTCAACCGCCTGCGCCCCACCATGCGCTGGAACTCCCTCATG GACAGGATGATGGGGGAGCTCCACGCGCAGGGGAGGTCGGCCGACGACATCCGCGAGTGCCTCAGGAGCGCGCCGCTCGACGCGCACGTCCTCTCCGCCATCCGGACGGCGTCGGCATTAGG GTGTGATTTGAAGGTGGTGAGCGACGCCAACTCCTTCTTCATCGAGACCGTCCTGGAGCATCACGGCGTCCTCGGCTGCTTCTCTGAGATCAACACCAACCCCGCGCGCGTGGACGCCCAAGGGAGGCTCAGGATCTCGCCGTTCCATGATCCCACCAGCTCGCCCCATGGTTGCAGCCTGTGCCCTGACAACATGTGCAAG GGCAAGATAATCCAGAGGATTCAAGGGACAGACAGTGCCAAGAACAAGCACTTCATCTACATCGGTGATGGGAAGGGGGATTACTGCCCCTCTCTTAAGCTAGGGGAAGGGGACTATGTCATGCCAAAGGAGAATTATCCCCTCTGGAGTCTCATCAGCAGCGATCCCCAGCTTATCAAAGCTGAGGTTCATCCATGGTCTAGTGGCGAGGAATTCGAAAGGATCCTGCTTAAGCTGGTGAACAAGCTGATCACCTCACATGCACAGGGGTCCCAATTGGACTACAAATGTGACATGAGCAATCCAATATCAATGGAAGTGGGTCACCATCAGACTCTCCCTATCCCAAATTGA